In Arthrobacter sp. B3I4, the following proteins share a genomic window:
- a CDS encoding GNAT family N-acetyltransferase: protein MTVQNLPLRLPLRTDRLVLRRFEAGDLDAFHAYHSLPETARFLPREAKSYTQSMESVGKYANFVFEKEGDWICLAIEAADAPGLLGEVVLKWLPGCGQAEIGWSLAPEARGKGYAAEAASEVLRLGFEELGFHRINAKLDALNTASAALCERLGMRLESTQVDKWHYKGQWATEVVYALLAEEWQGRRRTTDSTV, encoded by the coding sequence CGGATCGGCTGGTGCTGCGCCGCTTCGAGGCCGGGGACCTCGACGCCTTCCACGCCTACCACTCCCTGCCTGAGACCGCCCGGTTCCTGCCGAGGGAAGCCAAAAGCTACACCCAGTCGATGGAATCCGTCGGCAAATACGCCAACTTCGTCTTCGAGAAGGAAGGCGACTGGATCTGCCTGGCGATCGAAGCGGCGGACGCGCCCGGGCTGCTCGGCGAAGTGGTGCTGAAGTGGCTGCCCGGCTGCGGCCAAGCCGAAATCGGCTGGAGCCTCGCTCCGGAGGCCCGCGGGAAAGGGTACGCGGCCGAGGCGGCGTCCGAGGTGCTGAGGCTCGGCTTCGAGGAGCTCGGCTTCCACCGGATCAACGCCAAACTCGACGCCCTCAATACCGCGTCCGCCGCACTGTGCGAGCGTCTCGGCATGCGCCTGGAATCCACCCAGGTGGACAAGTGGCACTACAAGGGTCAGTGGGCCACTGAGGTCGTTTATGCGCTGCTCGCCGAGGAGTGGCAAGGCCGACGGCGGACCACGGACTCAACGGTTTGA